From Cyanobacterium sp. T60_A2020_053, one genomic window encodes:
- a CDS encoding type II toxin-antitoxin system Phd/YefM family antitoxin — translation MSIKTVKQIEGNVNQLIEEVAQSHQPITIMGEKYSAVLVSQEDWSAIQETLYLLSIPKMRKSIIEGLATPIEECDEELDW, via the coding sequence ATGAGTATTAAAACAGTTAAACAAATAGAAGGTAACGTTAATCAATTAATTGAAGAAGTTGCCCAATCTCATCAACCAATTACTATTATGGGTGAAAAATATAGTGCAGTTTTAGTTTCTCAAGAAGATTGGAGTGCAATCCAAGAAACATTATATTTATTATCAATTCCAAAAATGAGAAAATCAATTATAGAAGGATTAGCAACTCCTATTGAAGAATGTGACGAGGAATTAGACTGGTGA
- a CDS encoding integral membrane sensor protein translates to MDVTYNIPLVILSAIVAIGAGYFTIEMSNEITVNKGLERWTWLGISAATMGMGIWGMHFIAMTAFSINTEINYDFGIVFLSLLAAVAGSFQGLYIITQPIVTTKTLLAGSITMGAAIAGMHYIGMAAMRVAANVSYDPILFVLSVIIAIVVSFAAMKIVISLRQGQFASRYALYKTIASLIMGGAVLSMHYTGMAAANFKIDARGLLSQGSFLDSEVIGFSVAIAVLGMFAIVYLVILNASWNRS, encoded by the coding sequence ATGGACGTAACATATAATATTCCATTAGTGATATTGTCAGCCATTGTCGCCATTGGTGCTGGGTATTTCACTATTGAAATGTCTAACGAAATTACTGTGAATAAAGGCTTAGAGCGTTGGACTTGGTTGGGCATTAGTGCTGCTACCATGGGAATGGGTATTTGGGGAATGCACTTTATCGCCATGACGGCTTTTTCTATCAATACTGAAATTAACTATGATTTTGGCATTGTTTTTCTTTCCCTTCTTGCTGCTGTAGCTGGGAGTTTTCAAGGTTTATACATCATTACTCAACCCATTGTTACCACCAAAACGTTGTTAGCCGGATCGATTACAATGGGGGCAGCTATTGCTGGAATGCACTATATTGGCATGGCTGCCATGAGAGTGGCGGCAAATGTCAGTTACGACCCAATTTTATTTGTTTTATCTGTCATCATTGCTATTGTGGTTTCTTTTGCCGCTATGAAAATTGTTATTAGTTTACGTCAAGGACAATTTGCTTCCCGTTATGCACTTTACAAGACTATTGCCTCTTTGATTATGGGGGGCGCTGTATTATCTATGCACTATACTGGTATGGCGGCGGCTAATTTTAAAATAGATGCCAGAGGTTTACTTTCTCAGGGTAGTTTTTTGGATAGTGAGGTAATTGGTTTTTCTGTGGCGATTGCTGTATTGGGAATGTTTGCTATTGTTTATCTTGTTATACTCAATGCCAGTTGGAATCGATCTTAA
- a CDS encoding response regulator, with protein sequence MQKILIVEDELIAAESLSVDLKKLNYEVIGIVTTGEKAIKKAQELCPDLILMDIMLKGKMDGITAAHHIYNELKIPIIYLSAYADTQTLQRAQTIPSYGYLVKPYKIADITTTIIMALAKHKEDCAREAILLAEKKLNQIKTQALATASHDLRAPLTSILGYTELIKDYGDRISDDKKQKYFNFIRSAITEMNDSLEDLLLISKAEEGKITLYPDEFNLVEYLQHLVDEHNNLSDKHQITLITKFTKYIACLDRKMLHHILNNLMSNAIKYSPNGGEIKIVLAGDNENIQLSIADQGIGIPDNYKKRLFQLFERAENVGGIKGNGLGLSIVKKAVEIHGGNIMVESEENQGTTFFIYLPNNLSI encoded by the coding sequence ATGCAAAAAATTCTCATCGTTGAAGACGAATTAATTGCCGCCGAAAGTCTTTCCGTTGACTTAAAAAAACTTAACTATGAAGTAATCGGCATTGTGACAACGGGGGAAAAAGCCATCAAAAAAGCTCAAGAATTATGCCCCGACTTAATTCTGATGGATATTATGCTAAAAGGTAAAATGGATGGCATCACCGCCGCCCATCACATCTACAACGAATTAAAAATACCAATCATCTATCTTAGCGCCTATGCCGATACCCAAACCCTGCAACGGGCGCAAACTATTCCTTCCTATGGCTACCTCGTTAAACCTTACAAAATAGCTGACATCACCACTACCATCATCATGGCATTAGCAAAACATAAAGAAGACTGTGCAAGAGAAGCAATACTATTAGCTGAAAAAAAACTCAATCAAATCAAAACTCAAGCCCTAGCCACCGCCTCCCACGACTTACGGGCGCCCCTCACCAGTATTTTGGGTTACACCGAATTAATAAAAGACTATGGCGATCGCATTTCTGACGATAAAAAACAAAAATATTTCAACTTTATTCGTAGTGCTATTACAGAAATGAATGATTCCTTAGAAGACTTATTATTAATTAGTAAAGCAGAAGAAGGAAAAATTACCCTTTATCCTGATGAATTTAATTTAGTAGAATATCTACAACATTTAGTTGATGAACATAATAACTTAAGTGACAAACATCAAATAACACTTATAACAAAATTCACCAAATATATTGCTTGTTTAGACCGTAAAATGCTACACCATATTCTTAATAATTTAATGTCAAATGCCATTAAGTATTCTCCTAACGGCGGAGAAATTAAAATTGTTTTAGCAGGAGATAATGAAAATATACAACTAAGTATTGCCGATCAAGGAATTGGTATTCCTGATAATTATAAAAAAAGACTATTTCAATTATTTGAAAGAGCCGAAAATGTTGGAGGTATAAAAGGTAATGGTTTAGGTTTATCTATTGTTAAAAAAGCAGTAGAAATTCACGGTGGAAATATTATGGTAGAAAGCGAAGAAAATCAAGGCACAACCTTTTTTATTTATCTTCCTAATAACTTATCAATATAA
- a CDS encoding DUF563 domain-containing protein gives MPLSKIQDNIISFCQQEDYQELANYLAILGNDDLIILGYKGLSYLLENKEEESLEIWFYTLMNADSQECEIIANNLCELAKIYDQKYKFKLAIKIYTQALEFNHYHQQSYLNLGYCYIKQGDVTSALHLWEDALKNSLNYQFLTPYLGKEYQQIKEYPQAIHYYHQALQNEPDNPDILYNIGICYSKLGQFSSAVNYQKKSLDLIINSPKNIISYKFTESICHFPHTLNKKQFISLIHAELTYLYLQEINRKQVANNHQRLIENPEKLEPFTVNKKNQEDEIIAFYETTKSIANQNNLVIDYQPILNSTEINLKPPKNNRKNLHNSFFFPEKIALPPTFVVTIKQGQYWLREDEASSALLTSDKHLLGDISPESPALSPNHPDKHPRYHSLIKTKFNLPKPTVIKGKILILAGLLNNVYFHWLFDILPRLYLLERINFNYDKIDYILVDHRTKFQKETLKIWNIPENKIIPLSFPTNIKADELIVPSFPSDIAWMPPWSCDYLYQKLLKNIKQKPYRNIYITRKNASNRRLINETEIIAILQQYNFEIIDLESLSVKQQANLLNSARLVISLHGSGLSNLVFCQTETTVIEIFSPFYVYPCYWLLSNLKQLNYYYLIGEIWGSENLHRWLYPDSRKENIYLAPSLLKDILNKII, from the coding sequence ATGCCATTATCAAAAATCCAAGACAATATTATCAGCTTTTGTCAACAAGAAGACTATCAAGAATTAGCAAACTATTTAGCAATACTTGGTAATGATGATTTAATTATCCTTGGTTATAAAGGATTAAGCTATTTACTAGAAAATAAAGAAGAAGAAAGCCTAGAAATTTGGTTTTATACTCTCATGAATGCCGACTCACAAGAATGTGAAATCATAGCGAATAACTTATGTGAATTAGCAAAAATTTACGATCAAAAATATAAATTTAAACTTGCTATTAAAATATATACTCAAGCCTTAGAATTTAACCATTATCATCAGCAAAGTTATTTAAACTTAGGCTACTGCTATATCAAACAAGGAGACGTTACCAGCGCCCTTCACCTTTGGGAAGATGCTTTAAAAAATTCTCTTAACTATCAATTTTTAACGCCATATTTAGGCAAAGAATACCAACAAATAAAAGAATACCCTCAAGCTATCCATTATTATCATCAAGCCTTACAAAATGAGCCTGATAATCCGGATATATTATATAATATAGGAATTTGTTATAGTAAGCTAGGTCAATTTTCTAGTGCCGTAAATTATCAAAAAAAATCCTTAGATTTGATTATTAATAGTCCTAAAAATATCATATCTTATAAGTTCACTGAAAGTATTTGTCATTTTCCACACACTTTAAATAAAAAGCAATTTATTAGTTTAATTCATGCTGAACTAACTTATCTCTATTTACAAGAAATTAATAGAAAACAAGTCGCTAATAATCATCAAAGATTAATAGAAAATCCAGAAAAATTAGAGCCTTTCACCGTAAATAAAAAAAATCAAGAAGACGAAATTATTGCTTTTTATGAAACTACTAAAAGTATAGCAAATCAAAATAACTTGGTTATAGATTATCAACCAATTTTAAATAGCACAGAAATTAATCTAAAACCGCCTAAAAATAATAGAAAAAACTTACACAACAGCTTTTTTTTTCCTGAAAAAATAGCCTTACCACCCACTTTTGTTGTTACCATCAAACAAGGTCAATATTGGCTAAGAGAAGACGAAGCCAGTAGCGCCCTTCTCACTAGCGATAAACACCTATTAGGAGATATTTCTCCTGAATCACCAGCACTAAGCCCCAATCATCCCGACAAACATCCCCGTTACCACTCTTTAATCAAAACCAAATTTAATTTACCAAAACCAACTGTAATTAAGGGAAAAATATTGATTTTAGCAGGATTACTAAATAATGTTTACTTTCACTGGTTGTTTGACATTTTACCCCGTTTATACTTGCTAGAAAGAATTAACTTTAACTATGACAAAATAGACTATATTTTGGTAGATCATCGTACTAAATTTCAGAAAGAAACCTTAAAAATATGGAACATTCCTGAAAATAAAATAATACCATTATCCTTCCCCACAAATATTAAAGCTGACGAATTAATAGTACCATCATTTCCTAGTGATATTGCATGGATGCCTCCTTGGAGTTGTGATTATTTATATCAAAAACTGCTTAAAAATATTAAACAAAAGCCTTATCGTAACATTTATATAACCCGAAAAAATGCCTCAAATCGTCGCCTAATTAATGAAACAGAAATAATTGCGATTTTACAGCAATATAACTTTGAAATTATCGACCTAGAATCTTTATCTGTAAAACAACAAGCAAATTTATTAAACAGCGCACGTCTCGTCATCTCATTACATGGTAGTGGTTTAAGTAATCTAGTTTTTTGCCAGACTGAAACGACAGTAATAGAAATATTTTCACCATTTTATGTATATCCCTGTTATTGGTTATTAAGTAACTTAAAACAACTGAATT